One Silene latifolia isolate original U9 population chromosome 4, ASM4854445v1, whole genome shotgun sequence DNA segment encodes these proteins:
- the LOC141652676 gene encoding AAA-ATPase At3g28580-like translates to MAKKSFTLANWTKLGHLQLLFFVWSIFGNYLSSEFRQLVLRYTHQFFGLMSPYIHIYIDQLSHDHWGSTNEIYSQVRAYLGEHGCKKSRSLRLSSVGGKRVFRMADEEEVTDTFQGVTVWWVLRVFNSPVKTSVARKAYKLVFHKKYRELITGEYLDHVTSEGKMIIEKNRTRKLYVNKGSDSSSSHDNRVLWTKVVFKHPANFDNLAMDPEKKREIVEDLLKFSKSKDFYARAGKAWKRGYLLYGPPGTGKSTMIAAMANLLSYDVYDLELTAVSSNEQLRRLLITTGKRCIIAIEDIDCSLPITNNRNIDSTSKDETKDSKEKFTEKKPNGVTLSGLLNFIDGIWSSSEGERIIVFTTNALHKLDPALIRTGRMDKHIEMSYCCFEGFKVLAKNYLLLETHPKFDEIRSLLEVTNMTPADVGEHLIPKLHDEDDDRCLDNLICALEKAKADQAAKAKLSELKALELKNANKAGEAAKVVEHKEQEVKIIKGDEEEEVANETIS, encoded by the exons ATGGCGAAAAAGAGCTTTACTCTTGCAAACTGGACAAAATTAGGGCACTTACAATTACTCTTCTTTGTATGGTCAATTTTCGGAAACTACCTATCTTCTGAATTTCGTCAATTAGTTCTTCGGTACACGCATCAGTTCTTCGGGTTGATGTCTCCTTATATTCACATATACATTGATCAATTATCCCATGATCATTGGGGATCCACCAATGAGATTTACAGTCAAGTCCGGGCTTATCTTGGTGAACATGGTTGTAAAAAATCAAGAAGTTTGCGACTGAGTTCTGTAGGAGGGAAGCGGGTTTTTAGAATGGCGGATGAGGAAGAGGTTACTGATACATTTCAGGGTGTTACAGTTTGGTGGGTACTGAGAGTGTTTAATTCTCCTGTAAAGACTAGCGTGGCGAGAAAAGCGTATAAGCTGGTTTTCCATAAGAAGTATCGGGAATTGATAACAGGAGAGTACTTAGATCACGTGACTAGTGAAGGGAAGATGATAATAGAGAAAAACAGGACTAGGAAGCTTTATGTTAACAAGGGTTCGGATTCAAGTTCAAGTCATGATAATCGCGTGTTATGGACTAAAGTCGTTTTTAAACACCCTGCTAATTTTGATAATTTGGCTATGGACCCGGAAAAGAAGAGGGAAATTGTTGAGGATTTGTTGAAGTTTAGTAAGAGTAAGGATTTCTATGCTAGGGCCGGTAAAGCGTGGAAACGAGGGTATTTGCTTTATGGACCACCAGGGACCGGTAAATCTACTATGATTGCGGCAATGGCTAATTTGTTATCGTATGATGTGTATGACCTTGAATTGACCGCGGTTAGTAGTAATGAGCAACTTAGGAGGCTTTTAATTACCACAGGTAAAAGGTGTATTATCGCGATTGAGGACATTGATTGTTCGCTTCCAATTACTAATAACCGGAATATTGATTCTACCTCGAAGGATGAAACTAAGGATAGTAAAGAAAAATTCACTGAGAAGAAACCTAATGGAGTAACATTATCAGGGTTGTTGAATTTTATTGATGGGATATGGTCGTCTTCTGAAGGCGAAAGAATTATCGTTTTTACGACTAATGCTTTGCACAAATTGGATCCAGCATTGATCAG GACAGGGCGGATGGACAAGCATATAGAGATGTCATACTGTTGTTTTGAAGGGTTTAAGGTTCTTGCCAAGAATTACTTGTTACTCGAAACACACCCGAAATTTGATGAAATTAGAAGCCTGTTAGAGGTTACTAATATGACGCCGGCAGATGTTGGAGAGCATCTAATCCCAAAGCTGCATGACGAAGATGATGATAGATGTCTCGATAACCTAATTTGCGCTCTAGAAAAAGCTAAGGCTGATCAGGCTGCCAAGGCGAAATTGTCAGAGTTAAAAGCCTTAGAGCTTAAGAACGCAAACAAGGCAGGGGAAGCGGCTAAAGTTGTTGAACACAAGGagcaagaagtaaagattattaAAGGCGACGAGGAAGAAGAAGTCGCTAATGAAACAATTAGTtaa
- the LOC141652005 gene encoding protein NUCLEAR FUSION DEFECTIVE 4-like, producing the protein MDQYAMDSSINIISSESRWVATVASIWIQAMTGWSYTFSIYSAAIKSSQSYDQSTLDTISVFKDLGANFGVLSGLLYSAVSSVRNQRGGCCGSPWVVLVLGSAQCFLGYFLLWLSVVGVIDKPRVGFMCVFMLVAAHSQTFFNTANVVTAVQNFPEYSGTIVGIMKGFSGLSGAMLIQVHQAFFKGNPTTFILMLALLPSTLTLSLMCLVRISPQSRANDEKKYLNGFSIIALFLAAYMMIIIIFENIFNFPTWGRFFALVGMLMLLSLPLKIAVEAISNDIITGTLHTEESAFVLHSSNSIAPIKFMVHEEYQELPGSSIDRESVNVVEAMKRLDFWLLFAAMSCGMGSGLATINNMNQIGQSFGFNIVQINTLVSLWSIWNFLGRFGAGYISDVLLHQKEWPRPIMIAITLAIMAGGHLTIATGLSGSLYIGTVVVGICYGAQWSMMPTVTSEVFGVTHMGTIFNTIAIACPVGTYILSVWVVGRLYDEKAEETESCLGVHCFRVSFFILAFVSFLGFLFALSLYFRTRVFYRSVVMRRLQHSLE; encoded by the exons ATGGACCAATATGCCATGGATAGCTCAATCAACATCATCAGCAGCGAAAGCAGATGGGTCGCGACTGTGGCAAGTATATGGATACAAGCGATGACAGGTTGGTCCTATACCTTTAGTATATACTCGGCCGCTATAAAGTCGTCTCAGTCGTATGATCAGTCAACCCTTGACACTATTTCTGTGTTTAAAGACCTCGGTGCCAATTTTGGTGTGCTTTCTGGTCTCCTGTACTCAGCTGTCTCCTCTGTTCGCAACCAGCGTGGTGGGTGCTGTGGTAGTCCGTGGGTGGTTCTTGTGTTGGGTTCGGCTCAGTGTTTTTTGGGGTACTTTCTGTTGTGGTTGTCTGTGGTTGGGGTGATTGATAAACCGCGTGTTGGTTTCATGTGTGTTTTCATGTTGGTTGCTGCTCATTCTCAGACGTTTTTTAATACCGCGAATGTTGTCACTGCTGTTCAGAATTTTCCTGAGTACAGTGGTACTATTGTTGGAATTATGAAG GGTTTCAGTGGACTTAGCGGAGCAATGTTGATCCAAGTTCATCAAGCCTTTTTCAAAGGCAATCCAACCACATTCATCCTTATGCTCGCGTTGTTGCCAAGCACGCTAACCCTCTCCCTAATGTGTTTGGTGAGAATCTCCCCTCAAAGCAGAGCTAATGACGAAAAGAAATACCTCAACGGTTTCTCCATAATCGCGCTGTTCCTAGCTGCATATATGATGATCATCATCATATTCGAAAACATTTTCAATTTCCCAACTTGGGGGCGGTTTTTTGCACTTGTGGGCATGTTAATGCTACTTTCATTACCTCTAAAAATTGCTGTAGAAGCTATCAGCAACGACATAATAACCGGCACATTACATACAGAAGAAAGTGCATTTGTACTACACAGTTCTAACTCAATTGCTCCTATAAAATTTATGGTTCATGAGGAATATCAAGAGCTTCCTGGTTCTTCAATTGATAGGGAAAGCGTGAACGTTGTAGAGGCCATGAAAAGACTTGACTTCTGGCTATTGTTTGCAGCTATGTCCTGTGGAATGGGTTCAGGGCTTGCGACGATAAATAACATGAACCAGATAGGTCAGTCCTTTGGATTTAACATTGTGCAGATCAATACactggtttcattatggtccatATGGAATTTCCTCGGCCGATTTGGAGCAG GTTACATATCAGATGTCTTACTGCACCAAAAAGAGTGGCCTAGGCCAATAATGATAGCGATCACGCTGGCCATTATGGCAGGAGGACATCTCACCATCGCGACTGGATTGTCAGGAAGCTTGTACATCGGAACAGTAGTTGTTGGCATTTGCTATGGAGCACAATGGAGTATGATGCCTACTGTTACCTCAGAGGTTTTCGGGGTTACACATATGGGGACCATTTTCAACACCATCGCCATTGCGTGTCCTGTAGGCACTTACATTTTATCGGTATGGGTTGTTGGGCGGCTATACGATGAAAAAGCAGAGGAAACCGAGTCTTGTTTAGGAGTTCATTGTTTCCGAGTATCCTTCTTTATCTTAGCATTTGTCAgttttcttgggtttctttttgcCTTGAGTTTGTACTTCCGAACAAGGGTGTTTTATAGGTCAGTTGTGATGAGAAGATTGCAACATTCTCTAGAGTAA